One Amblyomma americanum isolate KBUSLIRL-KWMA chromosome 8, ASM5285725v1, whole genome shotgun sequence DNA window includes the following coding sequences:
- the LOC144102063 gene encoding casein kinase I-like isoform X2 has protein sequence MELRVGNKYRLGRKIGSGSFGDIYLGTNITTGEEVAIKLECIKTKHPQLHIESKFYKMMQGGVGIPLIKWCGSEGDYNVMVMELLGPSLEDLFNFCNRKFSLKTVLLLADQLVSRVEYIHSKNFIHRDIKPDNFLMGLGKKGNLVYIIDFGLAKKYRDSRTHNHIPYRENKNLTGTARYASINTHLGIEQSRRDDLESLGYVLMYFNRGSLPWQGLRAATKRQKYERISEKKMSTPIEELCRSFPSEFATYLNYCRSLRFDEKPDYSYLRQLLRNLFHRQGFTYDYVFDWNMLKFGGNRSQAGAAEAGGATGVVGGAEGPEHRAQGGAAGAQAHHASTAASRGLPPTTASGSQRPPYRGTFLTGMNGEQHGMPASPPYPPWRKGTTDHHNAASGALTKSGVAKASDR, from the exons ATGGAGCTTCGGGTCGGCAACAAGTACCGGCTCGGACGGAAAATTGGCAGCGGATCCTTCGGGGATATTTATTTAG GGACAAACATAACGACAGGGGAAGAAGTGGCCATCAAGCTCGAGTGCATCAAGACGAAGCACCCGCAGCTGCACATCGAGTCCAAGTTCTATAAGATGATGCAGGGCGGGGTGGGCATCCCACTCATCAAGTGGTGCGGTTCCGAGGGTGACTACAACGTCATGGTCATGGAGCTTCTGGGGCCCTCGCTGGAGGACCTGTTCAACTTCTGCAATCGCAAGTTCTCGCTCAAGACTGTGCTACTGCTAGCCGACCAGCTAGTGTCGCGCGTTGAGTACATCCACTCCAAGAACTTCATCCACCGCGACATCAAGCCCGACAACTTCCTCATGGGTCTGGGCAAGAAGGGCAACCTGGTTTACATCATCGACTTTGGGCTGGCCAAGAAGTACCGCGACTCGCGCACCCACAACCACATCCCCTACCGGGAGAACAAGAACCTGACGGGCACGGCGCGCTACGCCTCCATCAACACGCACCTGGGCATTGAGCAGAGCCGCCGCGACGACCTGGAGAGCCTGGGCTACGTGCTCATGTACTTCAACCGGGGGAGCCTGCCCTGGCAGGGCCTGCGGGCAGCCACCAAGCGGCAGAAGTACGAGCGCATCAGCGAGAAGAAGATGTCAACGCCGATCGAGGAGCTCTGCCGCAGCTTCCCTTCGGAGTTTGCCACCTACCTGAACTACTGCCGGTCGTTGCGCTTTGACGAGAAGCCCGACTACTCGTACCTGCGGCAGCTCCTACGCAACCTCTTCCATAGGCAGGGCTTCACCTACGACTACGTCTTCGACTGGAACATGCTCAAGTTT GGCGGCAATCGGAGCCAGGCTGGCGCTGCCGAAGCGGGGGGCGCCACGGGGGTGGTGGGCGGGGCCGAGGGGCCCGAGCACCGAGCTCAGGGGGGGGCCGCGGGAGCCCAGGCGCACCACGCATCCACGGCGGCCTCCCGGGGCCTGCCCCCGACGACGGCGTCGGGCTCCCAGCGGCCCCCATACCGGGGCACCTTCCTGACAGGCATGAACGGCGAGCAGCACGGCATGCCCGCTTCACCCCCGTACCCCCCCTGGAGGAAGGGCACCACGGACCATCACAACGCCGCCTCCGGAGCGCTCACAAAG
- the LOC144102063 gene encoding casein kinase I-like isoform X1, whose amino-acid sequence MELRVGNKYRLGRKIGSGSFGDIYLGTNITTGEEVAIKLECIKTKHPQLHIESKFYKMMQGGVGIPLIKWCGSEGDYNVMVMELLGPSLEDLFNFCNRKFSLKTVLLLADQLVSRVEYIHSKNFIHRDIKPDNFLMGLGKKGNLVYIIDFGLAKKYRDSRTHNHIPYRENKNLTGTARYASINTHLGIEQSRRDDLESLGYVLMYFNRGSLPWQGLRAATKRQKYERISEKKMSTPIEELCRSFPSEFATYLNYCRSLRFDEKPDYSYLRQLLRNLFHRQGFTYDYVFDWNMLKFVRRQSEPGWRCRSGGRHGGGGRGRGARAPSSGGGRGSPGAPRIHGGLPGPAPDDGVGLPAAPIPGHLPDRHERRAARHARFTPVPPLEEGHHGPSQRRLRSAHKERCSKSLGQVERQHRKHY is encoded by the exons ATGGAGCTTCGGGTCGGCAACAAGTACCGGCTCGGACGGAAAATTGGCAGCGGATCCTTCGGGGATATTTATTTAG GGACAAACATAACGACAGGGGAAGAAGTGGCCATCAAGCTCGAGTGCATCAAGACGAAGCACCCGCAGCTGCACATCGAGTCCAAGTTCTATAAGATGATGCAGGGCGGGGTGGGCATCCCACTCATCAAGTGGTGCGGTTCCGAGGGTGACTACAACGTCATGGTCATGGAGCTTCTGGGGCCCTCGCTGGAGGACCTGTTCAACTTCTGCAATCGCAAGTTCTCGCTCAAGACTGTGCTACTGCTAGCCGACCAGCTAGTGTCGCGCGTTGAGTACATCCACTCCAAGAACTTCATCCACCGCGACATCAAGCCCGACAACTTCCTCATGGGTCTGGGCAAGAAGGGCAACCTGGTTTACATCATCGACTTTGGGCTGGCCAAGAAGTACCGCGACTCGCGCACCCACAACCACATCCCCTACCGGGAGAACAAGAACCTGACGGGCACGGCGCGCTACGCCTCCATCAACACGCACCTGGGCATTGAGCAGAGCCGCCGCGACGACCTGGAGAGCCTGGGCTACGTGCTCATGTACTTCAACCGGGGGAGCCTGCCCTGGCAGGGCCTGCGGGCAGCCACCAAGCGGCAGAAGTACGAGCGCATCAGCGAGAAGAAGATGTCAACGCCGATCGAGGAGCTCTGCCGCAGCTTCCCTTCGGAGTTTGCCACCTACCTGAACTACTGCCGGTCGTTGCGCTTTGACGAGAAGCCCGACTACTCGTACCTGCGGCAGCTCCTACGCAACCTCTTCCATAGGCAGGGCTTCACCTACGACTACGTCTTCGACTGGAACATGCTCAAGTTTGTGA GGCGGCAATCGGAGCCAGGCTGGCGCTGCCGAAGCGGGGGGCGCCACGGGGGTGGTGGGCGGGGCCGAGGGGCCCGAGCACCGAGCTCAGGGGGGGGCCGCGGGAGCCCAGGCGCACCACGCATCCACGGCGGCCTCCCGGGGCCTGCCCCCGACGACGGCGTCGGGCTCCCAGCGGCCCCCATACCGGGGCACCTTCCTGACAGGCATGAACGGCGAGCAGCACGGCATGCCCGCTTCACCCCCGTACCCCCCCTGGAGGAAGGGCACCACGGACCATCACAACGCCGCCTCCGGAGCGCTCACAAAG